The Magnolia sinica isolate HGM2019 chromosome 10, MsV1, whole genome shotgun sequence genome includes a window with the following:
- the LOC131257480 gene encoding protein SRG1-like — translation MSNGIFKSPVHRAVTNSEKERMSVAMFYAPEMEKEIGPADGLVDNGWSTLYQKMKVKEYIDLYDQYYSQGKRAIDAANV, via the coding sequence ATGAGCAATGGAATATTCAAGAGCCCGGTGCATCGAGCTGTCACGAATTCGGAGAAGGAGAGGATGTCTGTGGCCATGTTCTATGCGCCGGAAATGGAGAAAGAGATTGGGCCCGCAGATGGATTGGTtgacaatggatggtccacattgtaCCAGAAGATGAAGGTGAAAGAATACATTGACCTCTATGATCAATACTACTCACAAGGAAAGCGGGCCATTGATGCGGCCAATGTTTGA
- the LOC131257481 gene encoding protein SRG1-like, translated as MKIKVVAHLILRALANLANLEEDYFVKEFGDRANLYARFNYYPPCSQPDLVLGIKSHSDGCAITILLQDNSVDGLEVFKDGKWIKIPAIPHALLVNIGDQLEIMSNGIFKSPVHRAVTNSEKERMSVAMFYAPEMEKEIGPADGLVDNGRSTLYQKMKVKEYIDLYDQYYSQGKRAIDVAKV; from the exons ATGAAGATCaaggtggtggcccacctaatcctaaGGGCACTAGCAAATCTGGCCAATTTGGAGGAAGACTACTTTGTGAAGGAGTTTGGTGATAGAGCCAACCTGTATGCAAGGTTTAACTACTACCCACCATGTTCACAGCCCGATCTTGTTCTCGGCATCAAATCCCACTCCGATGGATGCGCAATCACCATCCTTTTGCAGGACAACTCGGTGGACGGTCTTGAGGTCTTCAAAGATGGAAAATGGATCAAGATTCCCGCCATTCCTCATGCTTTGCTAGTCAACATAGGCGATCAGTTGGAG ATAATGAGCAATGGAATATTCAAGAGCCCGGTACATCGAGCTGTCACGAATTCGGAGAAGGAGAGGATGTCTGTGGCCATGTTCTATGCGCCGGAAATGGAGAAAGAGATTGGGCCCGCAGATGGATTGGTTGACAATGGACGATCCACATTATACCAGAAGATGAAGGTGAAAGAATACATTGACCTCTATGATCAATACTACTCACAAGGAAAGCGGGCCATTGATGTGGCCAAAGTTTGA
- the LOC131217536 gene encoding flavonol synthase/flavanone 3-hydroxylase-like: MASVNVEGPVVKSVQELSINGVEPPHYYIRREDDRPVKASAPTSPIPVIDLVLLFSDSKEKEMEKLRHGFWYLQTVGHGIPSSLLDEVGKIAKEFYNLPPEEKRRYSTAVANEDGEEGYGNDDQIPAENQIIDWSDRLYLLVLPEDQRNTTHWPDNPTTFRTIND, encoded by the exons ATGGCTTCTGTGAATGTAGAGGGTCCAGTTGTGAAGTCTGTCCAAGAACTCTCCATAAATGGAGTTGAACCGCCACACTATTACATCAGGCGAGAAGATGACCGGCCTGTCAAAGCTTCTGCTCCTACCTCTCCAATTCCGGTCATTGATCTTGTGCTTCTCTTCTCAGACTCTAAAGAGAAAGAGATGGAGAAACTCAG ACATGGGTTTTGGTATTTGCAGACAGTGGGCCATGGGATCCCAAGCTCTTTGCTTGATGAGGTGGGCAAGATAGCAAAAGAATTCTATAATCTTCCACCCGAGGAGAAAAGAAGATACTCCACCGCAGTAGCAAATGAGGATGGTGAGGAAGGGTATGGGAATGATGATCAAATTCCTGCAGAAAACCAGATTATAGATTGGTCTGATCGTCTCTATCTCTTAGTACTGCCGGAGGATCAAAGGAATACTACTCACTGGCCAGACAATCCCACCACTTTCAG AACGATAAATGATTAA